A window of Quercus robur chromosome 12, dhQueRobu3.1, whole genome shotgun sequence genomic DNA:
GACACTGGTTAAGaattcattttaagaaagttttaacatcatttttatgggaaatgaaaaaaattgtccaaacattaatttttgttttcttttcccataaaaactttctttaactggattcttaactAGTGTTCTAAGGACACTTATTAGCATTTCCATTTAAATTGATATACCAATTAGACcctttatttttgtgatttgtttacTGTGGCTAGTTAACTGGAATTCCATTGAACATCATAATTGGTGAACTTAATAAAGTTGGTTGAATTCTGCTAAAATCAATCATTGAGGTCTAAACAATCCTATCAATAAAGTACTTTTTCATTGATAGCTGTTGGGAAGCGGTTAGCTAGCTGAAACAAATGTTAACgatgaaaaaatatgtaaatgtATAAATGCTTCTCTCTTCCATCATGGGGGGACAACAAattttctcctcttttcttGATTGGATGGAACACAGGAGTGGTGACACTCCCTTGGTGACCATTAATTGATCTTGCTTTCCGTAGTACCAAAATTAAAGCAAATGCAAGAATTGCTCATAATCTCCTCCAAagaataatttactttttatttaatcaGAAGTAATCATTAGCCATATAAAGAGAGCAAGTAGGTTACACAATGaacaaaaattcatttctttttgaaacaaTATCTGAGTTTATTTTAAAAGCTTTATTGCCCCAATTTCTACTAAAGCAGAAGAAGGTGAGGGACCTTATTCCATCGATCAAAACAACGAAAACACCAAAAGGAAATTATTGATAAATGTTTATAGCGTGCGCCAATAAACAAGCAAATTTCCAAACACACCAGTGGAAAAGTGAAATAGGAAAACAGCTATAGGATAGAACGATGGTAAGATCTAGTGTAAATTTATGCGCACTGGAAGCCAGAGGGGACCTTCTTTCCACAGAAGTTTAGCAGCAAGCTCAATGACAAAGGAACGTTTAGGTTGATCCCCAGGACATTAGCTTTGATGGCAGTGCAAAGGCAAACAGCGGCTTCAAGATCAACAAGACCCCCAATGAGGCTGCAGCAAGGGGTGTTAGGAGGAGTACCAACAACAAGGTGTATCAAGTCATTCAACAAGCCAGCACACACACCCAACTTAAGGGCGTCCTTGGGACAAGTGGGCTTAGTTGATGGTGGATTCTTGGGGGGAGTGGGCTTAGTTGATGGTGGATTCTTGGGCGGAGTAGTTGATGGTGGATTCTTGGGCGGAGTGGGCTTAGTTGATGGTGGGTTCTTCGGGGGGGGTTGGTGTTTATGACCCTTTGATGGGGGTGATGAGCAAGGGACACAATTAGAGCTGACCATGGTGAAGAAAAGGAGGTTGAGGGAGAGGAGGGCAGCGGAAGCTAGAGCCTTAGAAGCCATATTTCACAAAGACGTACACCAACAGTTTTTGATGGGTTGTGAAATAAGGGAAGGTGTATAGAGGAAATGTGAATGATGAAATTGATGAAGTGAGCTAGGGGTTTTATAGGGGGAGCTCGTGACTttatttccttctcttttttttttctttatcatggCCTAAAGAAATAAACTTTTGGTGCGTCGGCCTCTGGTGCTGCAATTCGTAGTTGTCAATTCACTCTCtaacaaagaaaataatgtCAGTGggtgaaaaataatattttgtacTTTAACTAAATGATGAAGATCACATTTGAAATTTGATAGCTAATAGTTTCCTGTTTTCTTGATCTTTGGCATTTGGTACTTTGTTCTCTTATGAtgaatatgaaaaacaaaataattgacTAAACCATATCAAATTAGATTCTGTACACATGATGATGTAGAACAGCAGAACAGACCGCTATAACCTTCTTGGACTCTCACACGCACTTGAAATCATCGCGCAAAgcaaaaaaacattattaaaaattatgggCCTCAAAGTTGGAATCGCATGAAATTTGGCAGGCCAAAGAAAAACGGCCTTTTGAACAATAGTCATTACTTTGCTACAAGATACCTCTTGAAAATGGCAAATTCCTTCATTTAGGCCCCAAAAATTGCAATTTTGCCGtttatagtaatttttgtttccttGATAACTTTTTGCTCAAAAGTCAGAATAAAGTCCCGGTTGTTTTGGGACGACCCTTAAAGTCAGTAGTTTATGATTCTgtatttaactcaatttttctatttttggtaaattttggtattttgtcaCCTAATC
This region includes:
- the LOC126707971 gene encoding pEARLI1-like lipid transfer protein 1 → MASKALASAALLSLNLLFFTMVSSNCVPCSSPPSKGHKHQPPPKNPPSTKPTPPKNPPSTTPPKNPPSTKPTPPKNPPSTKPTCPKDALKLGVCAGLLNDLIHLVVGTPPNTPCCSLIGGLVDLEAAVCLCTAIKANVLGINLNVPLSLSLLLNFCGKKVPSGFQCA